From a single Lactococcus allomyrinae genomic region:
- a CDS encoding HIT family protein — protein sequence MSCFICERIEMIKNETNLYFVKELETGYVVIGDFQYFYGRTIFLCKEHVTELHYLESTFKQKHLEEMALVQEAVAKAFKAEKMNIEMLGNADSHVHWHLFPRQQGDLQPYASKGPVWWVPLEVMEGEAARPTNEKLAEMVETLRKTLDEVLESE from the coding sequence ATGAGCTGTTTTATTTGCGAGCGTATCGAAATGATTAAAAACGAAACGAATCTGTATTTTGTAAAGGAACTTGAAACAGGTTATGTCGTTATCGGCGATTTCCAGTATTTCTATGGTAGAACGATTTTTCTCTGCAAAGAACACGTGACGGAGTTGCATTATCTGGAGTCTACATTCAAGCAAAAACATCTTGAAGAGATGGCGCTAGTTCAAGAAGCAGTTGCCAAGGCATTTAAAGCTGAGAAAATGAATATTGAAATGCTTGGAAATGCCGATAGTCATGTCCATTGGCATCTTTTTCCTCGTCAACAAGGAGATTTACAGCCTTATGCTTCTAAAGGTCCCGTCTGGTGGGTGCCTTTAGAAGTCATGGAAGGCGAAGCAGCACGTCCAACAAATGAAAAATTAGCAGAAATGGTTGAAACGCTGAGAAAGACACTTGATGAAGTGTTGGAAAGCGAATAA
- the prmA gene encoding 50S ribosomal protein L11 methyltransferase: MNNWNSITVKITRAAEETISAILIEVGAAGVEINDSADYLMHEDQFGEVLPYVEQSDLVEVTAYYPENLPIVELKADIEHKISGLSEFFDLTDLSVLTNNLSETNWADAWKKYFEPARVTHDLTIVPSWTEDYHATDGEKLIRLDPGMAFGTGTHPTTKMSLYALEQVLRGGEMVLDVGTGSGVLSVASVLLGAAEVHAYDIDEVAVRVALENIQLNADYEKIYVSANNLLENVTQEADVIVANILADILVLMTEDAYRLVKPEGYLIMSGIIAEKADMVIASAENAGFFLETRMTQGEWNCVIFKKTENREGVIGG; the protein is encoded by the coding sequence ATGAACAACTGGAACAGTATTACGGTAAAAATCACACGAGCGGCTGAGGAGACGATTTCTGCTATTCTGATTGAGGTGGGCGCAGCGGGCGTGGAAATCAACGATAGCGCGGATTATTTGATGCATGAGGACCAATTTGGCGAAGTGTTGCCGTACGTGGAACAGTCAGATTTGGTGGAGGTAACGGCTTATTATCCTGAAAATCTGCCGATTGTCGAGCTGAAAGCGGATATTGAGCATAAAATCAGCGGTTTGAGCGAATTTTTCGATTTGACAGACCTGTCAGTACTGACAAATAACCTGTCAGAGACCAACTGGGCGGATGCCTGGAAGAAATATTTTGAGCCAGCACGCGTGACGCATGATTTGACGATTGTGCCGAGCTGGACGGAGGATTATCATGCGACTGATGGCGAAAAACTCATCAGGCTGGATCCTGGCATGGCGTTTGGCACGGGGACACACCCGACGACGAAGATGAGCCTGTATGCGCTGGAGCAGGTTTTGCGTGGCGGCGAGATGGTGCTTGATGTCGGGACGGGCTCAGGCGTGCTGTCCGTGGCGAGTGTGCTGCTGGGCGCTGCCGAGGTTCATGCTTACGATATTGACGAAGTCGCGGTGCGCGTGGCGTTGGAGAATATCCAGCTCAATGCCGACTATGAGAAAATCTATGTTTCGGCGAATAATTTGCTGGAAAATGTCACGCAAGAAGCCGATGTCATCGTGGCAAATATTCTAGCGGACATTCTCGTGCTGATGACTGAGGATGCTTACCGACTGGTCAAACCTGAGGGTTATTTGATTATGAGCGGCATTATCGCTGAAAAAGCGGACATGGTCATTGCAAGTGCTGAAAATGCTGGATTTTTCCTTGAAACACGTATGACACAGGGAGAGTGGAATTGCGTGATTTTCAAGAAAACGGAAAACCGTGAAGGTGTAATTGGGGGATAA
- a CDS encoding ABC transporter permease, with translation MQVTTKLIPATQKRKSYISSIIHDSWIMAGRAFAKTRHNPEQLFDVVGMPIFFMVLFTYIFGGAIAGNFKTYLVTIVPGILIQTLINASSGTGVQLREDMETGVFDRFRSLPIARISPFAGLLIADILRYAIAAVVSVITGLALGWRPTAGYSWLFAGILLVIFATWALSWIFAMVGLLIKSAATISGISMPLTMGLTFLSSAFVPISSLPKWLQHFANANPITFLINAFKEMVNHGTFGHDAFMVILISLAIVVVMAPLTILVYNKKA, from the coding sequence ATGCAAGTAACCACAAAACTCATACCAGCTACTCAAAAACGCAAAAGTTATATCTCGTCTATTATTCATGACAGTTGGATTATGGCAGGACGTGCTTTTGCTAAGACTCGACACAATCCCGAACAACTCTTTGATGTTGTCGGTATGCCGATTTTCTTTATGGTACTTTTTACTTATATTTTCGGTGGCGCTATTGCAGGTAACTTCAAAACTTACCTTGTCACGATTGTCCCTGGAATTCTTATCCAAACTCTTATTAACGCTTCATCTGGTACTGGGGTACAACTTCGTGAGGACATGGAAACAGGTGTATTCGACCGCTTTCGGTCACTACCAATTGCTAGAATTTCTCCATTTGCAGGACTTTTAATAGCTGACATACTGCGATATGCCATTGCTGCAGTTGTATCGGTAATAACTGGACTTGCACTCGGTTGGCGCCCCACAGCTGGATATAGTTGGCTATTTGCTGGCATCCTCCTTGTAATCTTTGCAACTTGGGCACTTAGCTGGATTTTTGCTATGGTTGGACTTTTGATTAAATCTGCAGCGACAATCTCAGGGATTTCCATGCCACTGACAATGGGGTTAACTTTCTTGTCTTCTGCTTTTGTACCAATTAGTAGTTTACCCAAATGGTTGCAACACTTTGCCAATGCTAATCCAATTACATTTTTAATCAATGCTTTTAAAGAAATGGTCAATCACGGAACCTTTGGTCATGATGCTTTTATGGTAATTCTCATCAGCCTAGCTATCGTTGTTGTCATGGCTCCCCTTACAATTCTTGTCTACAATAAAAAAGCCTAA
- a CDS encoding ATP-binding cassette domain-containing protein, with translation MTIAIQTQNIRKDFKGKTAVKGISLTVNEGEIFAILGPNGAGKSTLLRMLSTLTSISSGSAHIFGHNVATNSASVRQIIGLTGQDATVDENLTAFENLTIFGRLNGLNKRTAKARGIELLEQFSLSSAAHKQLKTFSGGMKRRLDLAVSLIARPKLVFLDEPTTGLDPRTRGEMWTTIRELVANGSTLLLTTQYLEEADQLADKIAIIDRGKLIAEGTPNELKETLAPTLFELSLEDSKDIPDAQSLITSKFGLEANMLPEQNTLSLPMKNTSAMTDLLTSFDEAHIRLASFSVRKPTLDEVFLEVTGN, from the coding sequence ATGACTATAGCAATTCAAACTCAAAACATCCGCAAAGACTTTAAAGGCAAGACAGCTGTGAAAGGAATCTCCCTCACAGTCAATGAAGGCGAAATATTCGCCATTCTCGGTCCCAATGGTGCAGGAAAATCAACTCTCCTGCGGATGCTTTCCACACTGACCTCTATTTCTAGCGGTTCTGCACATATTTTCGGACATAATGTTGCAACAAATAGTGCGTCTGTCCGTCAAATTATAGGTTTGACAGGGCAAGATGCCACAGTTGATGAAAATTTAACTGCCTTTGAAAATCTAACGATTTTCGGTCGGCTCAACGGTTTAAATAAAAGGACCGCTAAGGCTCGTGGTATAGAGCTTCTTGAGCAATTTTCTCTGAGCTCTGCCGCTCACAAACAACTCAAAACATTCTCTGGTGGCATGAAACGACGACTTGACCTTGCCGTCAGTTTGATTGCACGCCCAAAACTTGTCTTTCTTGATGAACCAACCACAGGACTTGACCCTCGCACCCGTGGTGAAATGTGGACGACGATTCGTGAACTTGTTGCAAATGGTTCTACTCTGCTGTTAACGACTCAATATTTGGAGGAAGCGGACCAACTCGCTGACAAGATTGCTATCATTGACCGTGGTAAACTCATTGCTGAGGGTACACCAAATGAACTCAAAGAAACACTCGCTCCAACACTCTTTGAGCTGTCTTTAGAAGATAGCAAAGATATTCCTGATGCACAAAGTCTAATCACCAGTAAGTTTGGCCTTGAAGCAAATATGCTCCCCGAACAAAACACGCTCTCACTCCCAATGAAAAATACATCAGCTATGACGGACTTGCTCACATCATTTGATGAAGCACACATACGCTTAGCATCCTTCTCTGTAAGAAAGCCAACGCTTGATGAGGTATTTTTAGAAGTAACAGGAAACTAA
- a CDS encoding MarR family winged helix-turn-helix transcriptional regulator, with protein sequence MNKIEERNLTKNFMEYTQLMYWVARKKMSFRKQVGTRLNRMVGQGQILGILEEESPISQRDLVARLDMKPQSASEIIRKLEKKGLISRWQSPEDKRVYIVSLTPAGEKEIDQFDEFVDVSPILLEGLDDDEKVELMRLIQKMRTSLDAQVEKEGGKLRGQYQRFARNPKEAE encoded by the coding sequence ATGAATAAAATAGAAGAAAGAAATTTAACAAAAAATTTTATGGAATATACCCAGCTTATGTACTGGGTTGCCCGTAAAAAAATGAGTTTCCGTAAGCAGGTCGGTACGCGTCTTAACCGAATGGTCGGTCAAGGGCAGATTTTGGGAATTTTAGAGGAGGAGTCACCGATTTCTCAAAGAGACCTTGTTGCTAGACTTGATATGAAACCTCAGTCAGCAAGTGAGATTATCAGAAAACTTGAGAAAAAAGGACTGATTAGCCGATGGCAGTCTCCAGAAGATAAGCGAGTTTATATTGTGTCGTTGACTCCTGCGGGTGAGAAGGAAATTGACCAGTTTGATGAGTTTGTTGATGTTAGTCCTATTTTGCTTGAGGGATTAGATGATGATGAAAAGGTGGAACTGATGCGATTGATTCAGAAGATGAGAACTTCGCTTGATGCTCAGGTTGAGAAAGAAGGGGGTAAGCTGCGGGGACAATATCAGCGGTTTGCTCGGAATCCAAAAGAGGCGGAATAA
- a CDS encoding 16S rRNA (uracil(1498)-N(3))-methyltransferase, translated as MANQYFVFRELPELNTTFTIENEAVVHHIFTVMRAQAGEKLQLVFDGGKVALAEVISPEERSVKLTEILSALTELPIEVTVAVGFPKADKLDFITEKATELGAAAIWAAPFKWSVVKYDHKKLTKKQDKLEKITLGAAEQSRRQILPEIKLFDQLSVLTEKFSEFDSVLIAYEESAKAGEKAAFHQALTELPKGQKLLIIFGPEGGIAPEEIEKFEQLGARKIGLGPRIMRAETAPLYALSVISAYFELL; from the coding sequence ATGGCAAATCAATACTTTGTATTTCGTGAACTGCCTGAACTCAACACGACATTCACGATTGAAAATGAAGCAGTAGTGCATCATATTTTTACTGTCATGCGCGCACAGGCAGGAGAAAAGTTGCAGCTGGTCTTTGACGGTGGAAAAGTTGCTTTAGCGGAGGTTATTAGTCCTGAAGAGCGTTCGGTCAAACTAACAGAAATCCTGTCAGCACTGACGGAGTTGCCAATAGAAGTCACTGTTGCAGTTGGTTTTCCAAAAGCGGATAAGTTAGATTTTATTACAGAAAAAGCGACAGAGCTCGGTGCAGCAGCGATATGGGCGGCACCTTTCAAATGGTCGGTTGTCAAATATGACCACAAAAAATTGACGAAAAAGCAAGACAAGCTAGAAAAAATAACACTCGGAGCGGCGGAACAATCAAGGCGACAAATCTTGCCAGAAATCAAACTTTTTGATCAGCTGTCAGTACTGACAGAAAAGTTTTCTGAATTTGACAGCGTGCTGATTGCTTACGAAGAATCCGCTAAAGCTGGCGAAAAAGCAGCCTTTCATCAGGCGCTAACAGAGTTACCCAAAGGTCAAAAATTGCTCATTATTTTTGGACCAGAAGGTGGTATTGCCCCAGAAGAGATCGAAAAGTTTGAGCAGCTTGGCGCTCGCAAAATCGGTCTAGGCCCGCGTATCATGCGAGCCGAGACAGCACCGCTTTATGCGCTGTCAGTAATTTCTGCTTATTTTGAATTACTATAG
- a CDS encoding RelA/SpoT family protein yields MPSEPVLTGAEVVNICAEYMNEKDLLLVQKALQCASIAHADQYRASGEAYFVHPTQVAGILAKLKLDAVTVSCGFLHDVVEDTNFTQADLQELFGDEIAEIVDGVTKLGKVEYKSHEEQLAENHRKMLMAMSKDIRVILVKLADRLHNMRTLKHLRPDKQKRISRETMEIYAPLAHRLGIASIKWELEDLAFRYLEEAEFYRIRGLMNEKRAAREELVSEVIRKLHERVEKAGVDAEIYGRPKHIYSIYRKMHDKKKRFDEIYDLIAIRCITETTSDVYTTLGYIHDLWKPMPGRFKDYIANPKANGYQSVHTTVYGPKGPMEFQIRTREMHQIAEFGVAAHWAYKQGRKAKVDVHEISETLNWIHELVELREEAGDSAEDFVKAVQEDILSDKIYVFTPNGEVQELPRGSGPIDFAYAIHTKVGDHATGAKVNGRMKPLSVQLKTGDRVEIITSSSSFGPSRDWINLVKTNKARNKIKQFFKNQDKELSVNKGREMLQDALLESGFVPNQYLDKKHFDELFNKMSYRNADALYAAIGFGELSPITVANRLTESERRQAERAKQKAEAEELMKGEVKRETNKNVMKVRHDGGVSVSGIDSLLVRIAKCCNPVPGDDIVGYITKGRGVSVHRADCQNVRNMEDFEQRLVEVEWDESENLTKEYVANIDVYGFNRPGLLNDVMQVLSNSTKNLISINAQPTKDKKMANIHIALGIKNLSELTTVVDKIKMTPDVYSVKRTNA; encoded by the coding sequence ATGCCTTCAGAACCAGTCTTGACCGGTGCAGAAGTTGTTAATATCTGTGCTGAATATATGAATGAAAAAGACCTTTTGCTGGTGCAGAAGGCATTACAGTGCGCATCTATTGCTCACGCAGACCAATATCGTGCTTCTGGTGAGGCTTATTTTGTCCACCCTACACAAGTTGCAGGTATTTTAGCGAAATTAAAACTTGATGCAGTAACGGTATCTTGTGGTTTTTTACATGACGTTGTGGAAGATACTAATTTTACTCAAGCTGACTTGCAGGAACTTTTTGGCGACGAAATTGCAGAAATTGTAGATGGTGTTACAAAACTTGGTAAAGTAGAGTATAAATCACACGAAGAACAATTAGCAGAGAACCATCGTAAGATGTTGATGGCGATGAGCAAAGATATTCGTGTTATTCTTGTCAAGCTTGCTGACCGTCTGCATAATATGCGAACGCTTAAACATTTACGTCCAGATAAACAAAAGCGCATTTCTCGTGAAACGATGGAAATTTATGCTCCGCTGGCTCATCGTTTAGGGATTGCCAGTATCAAATGGGAATTAGAAGATTTAGCTTTTCGTTATCTGGAAGAAGCGGAATTTTATCGTATCCGTGGTCTAATGAATGAAAAACGTGCAGCGCGTGAAGAATTGGTATCAGAAGTAATCAGAAAGCTCCATGAACGTGTCGAAAAAGCAGGCGTTGATGCTGAGATTTATGGTCGTCCAAAACATATTTATAGCATTTATCGTAAAATGCACGATAAGAAAAAACGTTTTGATGAAATTTATGATTTGATTGCAATCCGTTGTATTACTGAAACGACAAGTGATGTTTACACGACTCTAGGCTATATCCATGACCTCTGGAAACCTATGCCAGGACGTTTTAAAGACTACATTGCTAACCCTAAAGCAAATGGTTATCAGTCTGTCCATACAACGGTTTACGGACCAAAAGGTCCAATGGAATTTCAAATTAGAACACGCGAAATGCACCAAATCGCAGAATTTGGGGTTGCAGCTCACTGGGCTTACAAACAGGGGCGTAAAGCAAAAGTTGATGTCCATGAAATTTCTGAAACTTTAAATTGGATTCATGAACTCGTTGAGCTTCGTGAAGAAGCAGGCGATTCTGCTGAAGATTTTGTAAAAGCAGTGCAGGAAGATATTTTATCTGATAAAATTTATGTTTTCACGCCAAATGGTGAAGTTCAAGAGCTTCCTCGTGGTTCTGGTCCGATTGACTTTGCCTATGCTATCCATACAAAAGTTGGCGATCATGCCACTGGTGCAAAAGTGAATGGTCGAATGAAGCCTTTATCCGTGCAGTTGAAAACGGGTGACCGAGTTGAGATTATCACGAGTTCAAGCTCTTTTGGTCCAAGTCGTGACTGGATTAATCTTGTCAAAACAAATAAAGCGCGAAATAAAATCAAACAATTTTTCAAAAATCAAGATAAGGAACTTTCCGTCAATAAGGGGCGTGAGATGTTACAAGATGCACTATTAGAGAGTGGTTTTGTTCCTAATCAGTACCTAGATAAGAAACACTTTGATGAATTATTCAACAAGATGAGTTATCGTAACGCAGATGCACTCTATGCAGCAATTGGTTTTGGGGAACTTTCACCAATTACGGTTGCCAATCGTTTGACTGAGTCAGAACGGCGGCAAGCTGAACGAGCGAAGCAAAAAGCAGAAGCTGAAGAGTTGATGAAAGGCGAAGTCAAGCGCGAAACAAATAAAAATGTCATGAAAGTCCGTCATGATGGGGGTGTGAGTGTTTCTGGTATTGATAGCTTGCTTGTACGCATTGCCAAATGTTGTAATCCTGTTCCAGGCGATGATATTGTTGGTTATATCACGAAAGGACGAGGTGTTTCAGTCCATCGAGCGGATTGTCAAAATGTGCGGAACATGGAAGATTTTGAGCAACGTCTTGTTGAAGTTGAGTGGGATGAATCCGAAAATCTTACGAAAGAATATGTTGCAAATATTGATGTTTATGGTTTTAACCGTCCAGGTCTTTTGAATGATGTGATGCAAGTGTTGTCCAATTCAACAAAAAATCTAATTTCAATCAATGCCCAACCAACCAAAGATAAAAAAATGGCAAATATCCATATTGCTTTGGGTATCAAAAATTTATCTGAGCTTACAACAGTTGTAGATAAGATTAAGATGACACCAGATGTTTATTCTGTTAAACGTACAAACGCATAA
- a CDS encoding glycosyltransferase family 2 protein, translated as MEELAIIVPVYNEEETIELFIKAVNKKTASLQLKKTFYFVNDGSKDNTLSIIKKLALQEKNINYISFSRNFGKEAALLAGLQATHESFVTIMDVDLQDPPELLTQMYDKILEGYDVVGTRRISRQGEPFIISSLSRLFYKTFNKISSTPIVDGVRDFRLMTRQVVNSILTLEENNRFSKGLFAWVGYNVAYLEYPNHERSAGKTSWTFRELLSYSIDGLMNFSEAPLNIATFVGVLSFFISLVLGIFYIIKTLIFGDPVQGFPTLIVLILLLGGLQLLSLGIIGKYIAKIFLETKKRPNYIIKETNLY; from the coding sequence ATGGAAGAACTAGCAATTATTGTCCCAGTATACAATGAAGAAGAAACCATTGAACTTTTCATCAAAGCAGTCAATAAAAAAACGGCTTCCCTTCAGCTCAAGAAAACTTTTTACTTCGTAAATGATGGTTCTAAAGACAATACCCTTTCTATTATTAAGAAATTAGCGCTTCAAGAAAAAAATATCAACTATATCAGTTTTTCCAGAAACTTTGGGAAAGAAGCCGCTCTACTAGCAGGCTTGCAAGCTACACACGAATCTTTTGTTACTATCATGGATGTTGACCTTCAGGATCCCCCTGAACTCCTGACTCAAATGTATGATAAAATCCTTGAAGGATACGATGTTGTAGGCACACGCAGAATTTCTCGTCAAGGTGAACCCTTTATTATCTCATCTTTATCTCGCTTGTTTTATAAAACATTCAACAAAATTTCAAGTACACCCATTGTTGATGGTGTTCGTGACTTCCGCTTAATGACACGTCAGGTTGTAAACAGTATTTTAACATTGGAAGAAAATAATCGGTTTTCCAAGGGTCTTTTTGCTTGGGTAGGCTACAATGTGGCCTATCTTGAATATCCCAATCATGAAAGAAGTGCCGGCAAAACCTCTTGGACTTTTCGAGAATTACTCAGTTATTCCATCGATGGTTTAATGAATTTTTCAGAAGCTCCTTTAAATATTGCCACATTTGTAGGAGTCCTTAGTTTCTTCATCTCCCTTGTTTTAGGTATTTTTTACATTATAAAAACTTTAATTTTCGGCGACCCTGTGCAAGGATTTCCCACCTTAATCGTACTCATCCTGCTTTTAGGTGGATTACAACTTCTTTCTTTGGGAATCATAGGAAAATATATTGCTAAAATTTTTCTCGAAACTAAAAAACGTCCCAACTATATCATTAAAGAAACAAATTTATACTAA
- the dtd gene encoding D-aminoacyl-tRNA deacylase, translating to MKIVIQRVKSASVSIDRDVVSKISQGLLLLVGVEDADTEFDLDYAVRKITQMRIFSDSNDKMNLSVQDIKGEILSISQFTLYAETKKGNRPSFSAAGQPDFAQQMYEKFDKKLTQIVPTQAGVFGADMQVELINDGPVTIILDTKEARHG from the coding sequence ATGAAAATTGTAATTCAACGTGTAAAATCAGCTTCTGTCAGTATTGACAGAGATGTTGTCAGTAAAATTTCTCAAGGGTTGTTACTTTTGGTTGGCGTGGAAGATGCCGATACCGAGTTTGATTTAGATTATGCGGTGCGCAAAATCACACAGATGAGGATTTTTTCTGATAGTAATGACAAGATGAATTTGTCAGTACAGGATATTAAAGGAGAGATTTTGTCTATCTCTCAATTCACCTTGTATGCTGAAACAAAAAAGGGAAATCGCCCGAGTTTTAGCGCTGCAGGGCAGCCAGATTTTGCTCAACAGATGTACGAAAAATTTGATAAAAAGTTAACCCAAATTGTCCCCACGCAGGCAGGGGTTTTTGGAGCAGATATGCAAGTTGAGTTGATTAATGATGGACCTGTCACGATTATTTTAGATACGAAAGAGGCGCGTCATGGCTGA